The genomic DNA CTTTGCTATGGACATTTAGTATCTCAACCCTGCCTTTGAAATCTGGTTTATCAACTAAAACTTGTCTATCAAAACGACCCGGTCTTAAAAGTGCTGCGTCCAAAACCTCAGGTCTATTTGTAGCTGCTAAGACTATAACTGGACTTTTGTCGCTATCAAATCCATCCATTTCAGCTAGAAGTTGATTTAGAGTTTGCTCTCTTTCATCATTTCCACCCATCATAGCTCCAGCAGATCTGCTTTTACCAATGGCGTCAATTTCATCTATAAATACAATAGCTGGGGCTTCTTTTTTAGCATTTTCAAACAAATCCCTTACGCGGCTTGCTCCAACGCCCACAAACATCTCTATAAAGCTCGATCCTGAAACTGAGAAAAACGGCACATCAGCTTCGCCTGCTACTGCTTTAGCAAGAAGTGTTTTACCAGTGCCTGGAGGTCCTACAAGTAAAACGCCTTTTGGTATTTTGGCTCCAAGTCTTATATAACGCTCTGGATTTTTAAGGAAATCCACTATCTCTTTAACCTCTTCTTTAGCCTCTTCTACGCCAGCTACATCGCCAAATTTGACCTTTGGTCTTTCGCTATTTACTAACTTTTTGCTACTTCCCATTCCAAGAATGCCACCACCCATATTTTTTTGCATTCTGCTAGCAAGAAACATCCAAATTCCAAAAAATATAAATATAGGTATCACCCAAGAAAATAACATATCACTTAGCCAGTTTGTTTCGCTATATGCTTCGTATTTCACGCCTTCACTCTCAAGCAATGGAACTAGTGTTTGATCATTTACCTTTTTAGTTATAAACGAGCCACCATTCCCGCTTGCTTTGATAGTTGTTTGTCCGATTGCGACTTGATTTATCTGTTTGCTTTTGATAAGTTCTTTTAGTTCAGAGTAAGTTATTGTCTTAGAAGCTGTGTTTGAGCCAAATTCACTCATGCCATCAGGCGCAAAACTTCTAAATACAAGAACCATTATTATAGCAAATGCAGCAAATACTAAAATAGGATTTTTATTGAAAAAATTTCCATTATTATTTTGCTGATTTTTGTTGTCGTTATTTTCCATCTTTTTCCTTATTTTTTAAATATAAAGCTTTCCCACTCGTTTAGAGTGATATTTTCTACAAGCGTAAGATCTTTGAATGTATCTAAAATCCTATCTTTGTATTTTGTTAGAATACCAGACAAAATTAAATAACCATTATCATTTATGGAATTTTTCAGATCTTTGCTTAAAAGAAATATAACATCAGCTATAATATTTGCAACAACAATATCGTATTTTTTATCAGCATCTGTGATAGAACCAGTCCAAATTTGGTTAAATTTAACGCCGTTTTTTTGAGCATTTTCTTGTGAGCTAAGCACTGCAAGCTCATCGGTATCACAAGCGTCCACGCTTACTCCAAGCTTCGCAAGAGCTATGCTTAAAATGCCACTTCCACATCCCACATCAACAGCTGATAAATTTTGGTTTGTAGATATGAATTTACTTATCAAATTTAAGCAAGAATTTGTGCTTTCGTGATGACCTGATCCAAAAGCAAGTGCTGGATCTATGATGATATCTATAAGCCCATTTTTAGGCTCTTCCCAGCTTGGTCTTATGTAAAATTTACCTACTTCAAGAGGCTTTATGCCTTTTTTATACTCATTAATCCAGTCTATGTTGTCTTTTTGGACTATGTTTGTAGATATATCAAATTTAGCCTTTTTAGCAAACTCTTCTAAGCCCCATTTGATATCTTCAAGCTCATCTTCATCTCTAATTATAAAGCCATCAGGCAACTCTTCTACGCATGTTACGCCAAGTTCAAAGGCAAAATCTTTTAGGATTTCATAATGCGAACTTTGAACTTTTAATTCAAAAAATTTTTCTTTCATTAACTAAGTACGTCTTCAAGTTTTTCTTTTAAAACTTGTGGGGTGAATGGTTTTACGATATAGTTATTCACACCAGCTTTCAAAGCCGTTATAACCTCTGCTTTACCACCTTCAGTAGTTACCATAATGATTGGCATATCTTCATATTTTGACTCTGCTCTGACCTTTTTGACAAGTTCTAGTCCGTTCATTTCAGGCATATTCCAATCAGTAATCAAAACGCTAATATCAGGATTTTGTTGCAAAATATCCCAAGCCTCAAGTCCATGCTCGGCTTCTAAGATATCTTTATGTCCAAGTCTTTGAAGTGTATTTTTTATAATTCTTCTCATAGTAGAGCTATCATCAACAACGAGTAACTTCACTAACGATCCTTTCGTAAATTTGAGCTATTTTATCAGAATTTAGTTTTAAAAAAACTTTAATCATCTATAAAGCGATTTTAAAAGCCTCTTTTAAGTCGATTTTGCCTTCATAATACGCCTTGCCAACGATAGCCCCAGCTATACTTTTGTTAGCTTTTAAGCTAATTATGTCTTCTATGCCTTTTACGCCGCCACTTGCTATGGTATCAACTCCACTTGCATTTGCGATGCAAGCTGTGAAATCCACATTTACTCCACTTAGCATTCCATCTTTGCTAATATCAGTAGCTATAATGGCATCTACGCCAGCGTCTGCGTACAATTTGGCAAGATCGGTTGCTCTTACTTTGCTTACCTCAGCCCAGCCTTCAACTGCTACAAAGCCATTGTTTGCGTCTATTCCGACTGCTACTTTGTATTTTTTGGCTACTAGTTTTACAAAATCTGGATTTTTCAGAGCAATTGAGCCTAAAATAACTCTGTAAATACCTAAATTTAGATAGTCTTGTATCCTTTTTTCATCTCTTATACCGCCACCAATTTCTATTTTCAAATTTGTCTGACTGGCGATTTTTTCTATTATTTTAGCATTTACTGGCTCACCTGCAAACGCACCATCGAGGTCTACTATATGAAGCCAGCTTGCCCCCATATCTTCAAACTCTTTTGCAAGCTCCCAAGGCCTGTCTGAGTAGATTTTTGCACTATCCATAAGCCCTTTTGTAAGTCTTACGGCCTTGCCTTCTTTTAGATCAATTGCAGGTAAAATATCCATTATAACTCCGTGAAATTTTTTATAATCTTTAGCCCATTTTCGTGTGATTTTTCTGGGTGTGGCTGGAAACCATAAACATTGTCTTTGTAAATCGCACTTACAAACTTATAGCCGTAATTTGTAGTGGCTAAGACCTGATTTGCAGGACAAATTGCGTGGTATGAATGCACGAAATACAAATACGCTTGTTTGTTTAAACCTTTATTTACCTTGGTTTGAGCTTTGAAATCACATACATTCCAGCCCATATGAGGGACTTTTAGATATTTATCAAATTTAGCTTCGTCAAATTTAACCACGCTGCCTTCCATAACTCCAAGCCCGTCATGTTCACCAAACTCAAATCCCTTTTCAAATAAAAGCTGCATTCCAAGACAAATCCCTAAAAACGGCTTTCCTGTTTTGATAAACTCAAGTATGGCACTATCTAAATTTGAGCTTTTAAGCTTATTCATCGCGTCCCCAAAAGCCCCAACTCCAGGAAGCAAAAGCTTGTCATAATTTTTAAGCTCATTTGCGTCGCTTACTAGTTCGCTTTTTGCCCCCACGTAGCTAAAAGCATTGATAACGCTTCTGATATTTCCAGCACCATAATCAATTATCCCTATCAAATTTACTCCTTTTTGACGACCATAAATACACGCTAAGCGAAATCATCAAAAGAGCAACTCCTCCGATGAGATAGATCGCGTATATTATTTCACTTGGATTTGTGATAGCGAATTTAAACACAAGCATTAACGCTTCAATAGCTAGAGCTATAATGATACTACCGACGAACCTAACCATAGTCCTACTAACGCCGTCGTTTGAATGATGAGATTTACCCAAAACCTCAGCTTCAAAAATCGCCTTTACAAGATCAAAAATCGCCAAAGCCAGAGTCAAAACTATGGTCGATTCAAAAACTTCGCTAATATTTATATCATGAAAACTTTTTAAAACAAAACTCTTAACGCCATGTATAAAAAGCACGATTGCCACAACAAACAAAGCCAAAGAAAAAAGCGAATAAATAGCCTTTGTAAATTTACCAAACAGACTATCTACTGAGCTTGGGCTTACTAGTTTGAGAATGGATTCTAGGCTGATATCCATACAAACAACGTACAAAAGCTCATCATTATCATTGTAAACTGGCATTGCAGCAGTCACGCACAAGCTGTTTGTGAGACTTGAAGGATATGGATCAGTTAGGACGCACCTTTTTTCTCTAACTGCTCTGTAATAATAAGCCTTATTGCTTCTATTTACGTCTTTTCCGATCAAATTTTTAGTATCAAGGCTGATATTATTTTCTACTTGGATACCATTTTTATCAAGTATATAAAATGCCTCAAAGCCCTCTACTTCGTGCGCTATCTTGTCAAAACCCTCTTTTATCAAAGAGGTATTTACTCCAGGGAGTTTATTTGGTATATTTCTATTAAAAAGATAGCACAAATATGCTCTAGCTTTGTAGCGAATATCGCTAAATTCTTGTATCTCTTGTATAAGCATTTTACTCCTTGTTTAGTGCGTGATTAAACTCTGGAACTATTAGTTTGAGCTTTTCTTCTATGCTTTTTTCATCGCTAGTACCTGCTAAATTTGCTATTTGGGATTTTAATAAATCTAGATCATAGCTTCCTGATTTAGTCACAAATATACTTTCAAATTTAGTAGCGACATCGTTTTCATCTATCAAAAGCTCTTCATATAGCTTTTCGCCTGGCCTAAGTCCGACAAATTTAATACCAAGCTCCTCTTTGCCACTTAGCTTTAGCATTCTTGCTGCAAGGTCGGCTATCTTAACTGGTTCGCCCATATTTAAGACAAAAAGCTCTCCACCCTCAGCGATACTTGCTGCTTGAAGCACAAGCTGACAGGCCTCACTAACAAGCATAAAATATCTTGTGATATCTGGATGAGTTACGCTTAGAGGCTCATTTGCGGCTATTTGGGCTTTAAATTTAGGTATAACGCTACCGCTACTGCCAAGAACATTGCCAAATCTCACCGCTACAATCTCTGTTTTTCCAGTTTCGTTTGAGTTTAGCGAATAAAGCTCACAAACCCTTTTTGTAGTTCCCATGATGTTTGTAGGGCGAACTGCTTTATCTGTGGAGATGAGAACGACTCTTTTGACGCCATATTTTTTAGACAGATCTATAACGTTTTTTGTGCCAAAGATATTGTTTTGCACCGCGCTTATAGGATTAAACTCACAAAGTGGAACATGCTTATAAGCAGCTGCGTGTATGACAATTTCTGGCCTAAATTTAGCAAAAATATCGTCAAATTCTTTTGTGTGAGTTATGTTTAGCATAACAAGATGATTTCTAGGATCGCTTTTGGTGGCTTCATTGATTTGATAAAGGTTGTATTCGCTATGCTCCACCATAATAAGGCTTTTACAGCCAAATTTCAAGCACTGCTTACATATCTCACTTCCTATAGTTCCGCCAGCTCCAGTGACCATCACGACCTTGCCACCGATGAAGTTCTCAACCACCTTGCTATCAAGGTCTTTTGGTTTTCTAGCTAGAAGATCTTCGATGCTAATATCGGCGATTCCTTCTTTTTTACCATCGAGCAAAGAGAAAATTTTGATATCTTTAAATCCGATTTCATCAAGCTCATCATAAAGCTCTTTTAGCTCATTTGGAGCGAGTTTTAGAGCTATTATGGCTGTTTTCACGCCATCAGTGATGTAGTGCTTTAGCTCACTTTTATCACCGACTAAATATCCATCACAATACGTCCCAACTACATCTTTTCTTCCATCTACGATGCCACTTACATAATAATCAGCGTAGCCGCTTTTAAGCCCCTTTAAAACTTGCAAAGTCTTGCTTGTGCTTCCGATTATCACACAAGGCTCACCGCCTTTGTCTTTTTTAAAATCCAAAAATACGCGTTTTAAAATCCTAAGAGAGCCAACCATAAGAGCCGAAATAATAGCATCTATGATAATTACGCTTCTTGGAAATGGATTAAAAAAATCTTCGTAAAAACTAAATAAAGCAAAAAACAGCAAAGCAGAAACAGTTGTCACAGAAAATATTTTTCTAGCTTCATTTAGCCCAAAAAATCTCCAAGGAACCTTATATAGCCTAAATAACCACATCAAAAATATTTTAAGTGATACCAATACAATACCGCTATAAATCATTCCATCAACAAAAATATCTGGAATTTCACCGCTAAATCTAAGTAAAAATGCAAAGTATATGCTAAGCGAAAAAAGAACAATATCGCAAGTTAAAAAAAATGCAGTTCTTCTACTTTTAGTGGCTCTTATCACAATGCTTGCCTTACTATATTTGCTACCCTTTCTATGGTTTGCTCGCTCATATCACATCCACTTGGCAGACAAATTCCCCTACTAAAATAATCCTCACTAGTGCCATCTGTGAAATTTAAACTACCATTAAAAATTGGTTGCATATGCATAGGTTTCCACAAAGGTCTACTTTCTATATCATTTTTATTTAGAGCTTCAATCACTCTTATGTGAGCGTTTTTTTCTTTAAATAGCAAGGTTGTAAGCCAGCGATTTCCTTTTGAGCCAGATATTTCAGGCATAAACTCGCCAATATCACCCAAAAGCTCATTATAGATATCAAATATCTCTCTTTTTCTTTTTATTCTATCGTTTAAAACTTCCATTTGACCTACGCCAATAGCACCCAAAACATTGCTTAAACGGTAGTTATATCCATAGTCTAAATGCTCATAGTGAAGCAGTGGCTCTCTTGCTTGAGTGCTGTAATACCTTGCTTTAGAAGAGAGCTCTTTATCATCGCTTACTAGCATTCCGCCACCACTAGTTGTGATGATTTTATTTCCATTGAAACTATAAACGCCAATATCGCCAAACGTACCAAGTGCTTTATCTTCGTAAAATCCACCAAGTGCTTCGGCTGCGTCTTCGATGACTTTTATATCTTCATTTTTACAGATTTCCATTATCTCTTTTATCTTTGCAGCTTGTCCGTAAAGATGAGTTACGACCACCGCTTTTGGCTTTTTTGGTGAGTTTTTGATAGCTTTTTTTAGAAGCTCTGGGCTTAGATTCCAGCTTTCATCAGAGTCGATAAAAACAGGAACGCATCTTTCATAAAGTATAGGATTTACACTCGCTGCGAATGTAAATGATGAGGCTAAAACCAAATCGCCGTCTTTTATATCAAGCACTCTTAAAGCAAGGTGGAGTCCAGCTGTGCCTGAGTTTAGCGCAAGGGCTGATTTTGCTTTAGTAAAATCTTTTATACTATCTTCAAATTTATTTACATATTCTCCAAGTGGGGCTATATAATTGCTCTCAAATACCTTTTTAACATACTTCTCTTCATTGCCACCCATAAAAGGAGGACTTAAAAAAACACGTGCCATAACGCATCCTTAAAATAATTTTGGGTATTTTATCAAAGCTTGTATAAACTAAAGTTAAAAGCTTGGAATTTTTGTTTATTTTGTCTTTTGAAGTGAATATTTTGACATATATTTAGATATGATATAAAGAATTAATAATTTATAATGAAAAAATAATGGATTGATTTAAAAAAAGTAGATGGTGGTTAGAGGCAGAATCGAACTGCCGACACGCAGATTTTCAGTCTGCTGCTCTACCGACTGAGCTATCCAACCACCTTAAAATGGAAGTGACATTATATCAAGCAAAACTTAAATGCAAATAAAATATTAGCATTTTTTGCATTAAATTTATAATTTACAGCTCTTTTACATATTTTTTGAAAAGATCACCACGCTGGGCGTATGATTTGAACTGATCTAAACTAGCGCAAGCTGGGCTTAAAAGAGCTATTTCGTTGCTATTTTTATCTTTTGACATATTTTGCGATATGTTTTTTACCGCAACTTCCAAAAACTCGCATTTCACGCATTTGATATCAAATTTAGCCGATAAATCAACTAATTTATCTGTATTTGAGCCAATCGCATAAATGACTACGGTTAGAGGCTTCAACGCTTCAAAAACTGAATTTAGATCCACGCCTTTATCATCCCCACCAAGTATGATATGGATTTTTTTGTCTTTATATCTTTTTAGAGCTTGAAGAGTTGCATCTAAATTTGTAGCCTTAGTATCATCCACCCAAAGCCTTAAATACGCGTCTTTAAACTCTTCAAGCTTGTGAGCTTCGATGACAAATTTATTTAATAAATCATAATTAGCATAGCCAAAAATCAGCTTCGCAGCACAAAGTGCAAAAACGGCGTCCATCAAAAACGGCGTTTTAAAGTTTATCTTTTGTATGTCTATATCAAATTTAGCCGCCAAATCAAACTCATCTTTGTAGCCAACCACCTTAGCCGCAGACGCCCTGTGAGCGTAGATCTCTGGCACGATTGCGATATTTCCCTCGCTCATCATAGATAGCGGTTTTAGCTTTGCTTTTTCATATTCGCTCATACTTCCATGCCAGCTTAGATGATCTGGCGTGATCGGAAGCAAAAAATAGATATTTGGCTTAGCGTGGTTTGTGTAATGAAGCGTAAAAGAGCTGGTTTCTAGTATCCAAATTTTAGCTTTTTTATCTAAATTTGCAAGCGGTGTTCCTACATTTCCACCCATCACTGAGCCGTGAGGCTCTAAGAGCCACTGCGTCATTTTCGTCGTTGTAGTTTTGCCATTTGTACCGCTTATCCAGATACTTTTTGGCATAACTGGCTCAAAATAATCATATTCGCTAATTAAATTTTTGGCGGATTTTATGAGATTGTGATGCGGTGGAAATCCTGGACTTGGTATCTCAAGCTCACTTAAATTTGGGTCAAATTTAGCTGGATTTAAAAGATTATTGCCAAACTCATCGACGCTGCAAATTTCAAAATTATCATCATAAATATCCCAGCCGCCGCTCTTAGCTAGTGCCTTTGTGGTAAGTCCATATCCAAATAGCGATTTTTTCATATTTTACCTCAACTTTAAAGCTGTCAAAGCTATCAAATTTGCTAAAAGTGCAATCATCCAAAAACGCACAATTATCTTATTTTCATTCCAGCCTTTTATCTCAAAATGATGATGTATTGGCGC from Campylobacter iguaniorum includes the following:
- the ftsH gene encoding ATP-dependent zinc metalloprotease FtsH, encoding MENNDNKNQQNNNGNFFNKNPILVFAAFAIIMVLVFRSFAPDGMSEFGSNTASKTITYSELKELIKSKQINQVAIGQTTIKASGNGGSFITKKVNDQTLVPLLESEGVKYEAYSETNWLSDMLFSWVIPIFIFFGIWMFLASRMQKNMGGGILGMGSSKKLVNSERPKVKFGDVAGVEEAKEEVKEIVDFLKNPERYIRLGAKIPKGVLLVGPPGTGKTLLAKAVAGEADVPFFSVSGSSFIEMFVGVGASRVRDLFENAKKEAPAIVFIDEIDAIGKSRSAGAMMGGNDEREQTLNQLLAEMDGFDSDKSPVIVLAATNRPEVLDAALLRPGRFDRQVLVDKPDFKGRVEILNVHSKEVKLAKNVDMDEIGRLTAGLAGADLANIINEAALLAGRASKSNIEQQDLVEAVERAIAGLEKKSRRINPKEKKIVTYHECGHALIAETTKGADKVTKVSVIPRGIAALGYTLNTPEENKFLMQKHELIAKVDVLLGGRAAEHVFIKEISTGASNDLERATDIIKAMISMYGMTDVAGLMVLEKQRNMFLNGGQSIKDYSDDMAHKLDEYVKNFLQERFESVVATLELYKGAIEKMVEALYEEETIEGAKVRQIIKEYEEENGLQSRLIDEKDENSDILEAKNKE
- a CDS encoding chemotaxis response regulator CheY, which encodes MKLLVVDDSSTMRRIIKNTLQRLGHKDILEAEHGLEAWDILQQNPDISVLITDWNMPEMNGLELVKKVRAESKYEDMPIIMVTTEGGKAEVITALKAGVNNYIVKPFTPQVLKEKLEDVLS
- the hisH gene encoding imidazole glycerol phosphate synthase subunit HisH, with product MIGIIDYGAGNIRSVINAFSYVGAKSELVSDANELKNYDKLLLPGVGAFGDAMNKLKSSNLDSAILEFIKTGKPFLGICLGMQLLFEKGFEFGEHDGLGVMEGSVVKFDEAKFDKYLKVPHMGWNVCDFKAQTKVNKGLNKQAYLYFVHSYHAICPANQVLATTNYGYKFVSAIYKDNVYGFQPHPEKSHENGLKIIKNFTEL
- the pglE gene encoding UDP-N-acetylbacillosamine transaminase is translated as MARVFLSPPFMGGNEEKYVKKVFESNYIAPLGEYVNKFEDSIKDFTKAKSALALNSGTAGLHLALRVLDIKDGDLVLASSFTFAASVNPILYERCVPVFIDSDESWNLSPELLKKAIKNSPKKPKAVVVTHLYGQAAKIKEIMEICKNEDIKVIEDAAEALGGFYEDKALGTFGDIGVYSFNGNKIITTSGGGMLVSDDKELSSKARYYSTQAREPLLHYEHLDYGYNYRLSNVLGAIGVGQMEVLNDRIKRKREIFDIYNELLGDIGEFMPEISGSKGNRWLTTLLFKEKNAHIRVIEALNKNDIESRPLWKPMHMQPIFNGSLNFTDGTSEDYFSRGICLPSGCDMSEQTIERVANIVRQAL
- a CDS encoding PDC sensor domain-containing protein, which encodes MLIQEIQEFSDIRYKARAYLCYLFNRNIPNKLPGVNTSLIKEGFDKIAHEVEGFEAFYILDKNGIQVENNISLDTKNLIGKDVNRSNKAYYYRAVREKRCVLTDPYPSSLTNSLCVTAAMPVYNDNDELLYVVCMDISLESILKLVSPSSVDSLFGKFTKAIYSLFSLALFVVAIVLFIHGVKSFVLKSFHDINISEVFESTIVLTLALAIFDLVKAIFEAEVLGKSHHSNDGVSRTMVRFVGSIIIALAIEALMLVFKFAITNPSEIIYAIYLIGGVALLMISLSVYLWSSKRSKFDRDN
- a CDS encoding 50S ribosomal protein L11 methyltransferase; translation: MKEKFFELKVQSSHYEILKDFAFELGVTCVEELPDGFIIRDEDELEDIKWGLEEFAKKAKFDISTNIVQKDNIDWINEYKKGIKPLEVGKFYIRPSWEEPKNGLIDIIIDPALAFGSGHHESTNSCLNLISKFISTNQNLSAVDVGCGSGILSIALAKLGVSVDACDTDELAVLSSQENAQKNGVKFNQIWTGSITDADKKYDIVVANIIADVIFLLSKDLKNSINDNGYLILSGILTKYKDRILDTFKDLTLVENITLNEWESFIFKK
- the hisA gene encoding 1-(5-phosphoribosyl)-5-[(5-phosphoribosylamino)methylideneamino]imidazole-4-carboxamide isomerase, producing the protein MDILPAIDLKEGKAVRLTKGLMDSAKIYSDRPWELAKEFEDMGASWLHIVDLDGAFAGEPVNAKIIEKIASQTNLKIEIGGGIRDEKRIQDYLNLGIYRVILGSIALKNPDFVKLVAKKYKVAVGIDANNGFVAVEGWAEVSKVRATDLAKLYADAGVDAIIATDISKDGMLSGVNVDFTACIANASGVDTIASGGVKGIEDIISLKANKSIAGAIVGKAYYEGKIDLKEAFKIAL
- the pglF gene encoding UDP-N-acetylglucosamine 4,6-dehydratase (configuration-retaining) codes for the protein MVIRATKSRRTAFFLTCDIVLFSLSIYFAFLLRFSGEIPDIFVDGMIYSGIVLVSLKIFLMWLFRLYKVPWRFFGLNEARKIFSVTTVSALLFFALFSFYEDFFNPFPRSVIIIDAIISALMVGSLRILKRVFLDFKKDKGGEPCVIIGSTSKTLQVLKGLKSGYADYYVSGIVDGRKDVVGTYCDGYLVGDKSELKHYITDGVKTAIIALKLAPNELKELYDELDEIGFKDIKIFSLLDGKKEGIADISIEDLLARKPKDLDSKVVENFIGGKVVMVTGAGGTIGSEICKQCLKFGCKSLIMVEHSEYNLYQINEATKSDPRNHLVMLNITHTKEFDDIFAKFRPEIVIHAAAYKHVPLCEFNPISAVQNNIFGTKNVIDLSKKYGVKRVVLISTDKAVRPTNIMGTTKRVCELYSLNSNETGKTEIVAVRFGNVLGSSGSVIPKFKAQIAANEPLSVTHPDITRYFMLVSEACQLVLQAASIAEGGELFVLNMGEPVKIADLAARMLKLSGKEELGIKFVGLRPGEKLYEELLIDENDVATKFESIFVTKSGSYDLDLLKSQIANLAGTSDEKSIEEKLKLIVPEFNHALNKE
- the murD gene encoding UDP-N-acetylmuramoyl-L-alanine--D-glutamate ligase — protein: MKKSLFGYGLTTKALAKSGGWDIYDDNFEICSVDEFGNNLLNPAKFDPNLSELEIPSPGFPPHHNLIKSAKNLISEYDYFEPVMPKSIWISGTNGKTTTTKMTQWLLEPHGSVMGGNVGTPLANLDKKAKIWILETSSFTLHYTNHAKPNIYFLLPITPDHLSWHGSMSEYEKAKLKPLSMMSEGNIAIVPEIYAHRASAAKVVGYKDEFDLAAKFDIDIQKINFKTPFLMDAVFALCAAKLIFGYANYDLLNKFVIEAHKLEEFKDAYLRLWVDDTKATNLDATLQALKRYKDKKIHIILGGDDKGVDLNSVFEALKPLTVVIYAIGSNTDKLVDLSAKFDIKCVKCEFLEVAVKNISQNMSKDKNSNEIALLSPACASLDQFKSYAQRGDLFKKYVKEL